A section of the Procambarus clarkii isolate CNS0578487 chromosome 68, FALCON_Pclarkii_2.0, whole genome shotgun sequence genome encodes:
- the LOC123774670 gene encoding uncharacterized protein has protein sequence MAGGLCGMENLPGNLPSPSTALTLHCSHPPLPSPSTALTLHCSHPPLPSPSTALTLHCPHPPLLSPSTALTLHCPHPPLPSPSTALTLHCPHPPLLSPSTALTLHCPHPPLLSPSTALTLHCPHPPLPSPSTALTLHCPHPPLLSPSTALTLHCSHPPLLSPSTALTLHCSHPPLPSPSTALTLHCSHPPLPSPSTALTLHCSHPPLLSPSTALTLHCPHPPLLSPSTALTLHCSHPPLPSPSTALTLHCPHPPLLSPFTALTLHCPHPPLLSPSTALTLHCSHPPLLSPSTALTLHYSHPPLLHLGHLCGPVYV, from the coding sequence ATGGCGGGAGGACTGTGTGGTATGGAGAACCTGCCTGGTAACCTGCCCTCACCCTCCACTGCCCTCACCCTCCACTGCTCTCACCCTCCACTGCCCTCACCCTCCACTGCTCTCACCCTCCACTGCTCTCACCCTCCACTGCCCTCACCCTCCACTGCTCTCACCCTCCACTGCCCTCACCCTCCACTGCTCTCACCCTCCACTGCTCTCACCCTCCACTGCCCTCACCCTCCACTGCCCTCACCCTCCACTGCTCTCACCCTCCACTGCCCTCACCCTCCACTGCTCTCACCCTCCACTGCTCTCACCCTCCACTGCCCTCACCCTCCACTGCTCTCACCCTCCACTGCTCTCACCCTCCACTGCCCTCACCCTCCACTGCCCTCACCCTCCACTGCCCTCACCCTCCACTGCCCTCACCCTCCACTGCTCTCACCCTCCACTGCCCTCACCCTCCACTGCTCTCACCCTCCACTGCTCTCACCCTCCACTGCTCTCACCCTCCACTGCTCTCACCCTCCACTGCCCTCACCCTCCACTGCCCTCACCCTCCACTGCTCTCACCCTCCACTGCCCTCACCCTCCACTGCTCTCACCCTCCACTGCTCTCACCCTCCACTGCTCTCACCCTCCACTGCTCTCACCCTCCACTGCCCTCACCCTCCACTGCTCTCACCCTCCACTGCTCTCACCCTCCACTGCTCTCACCCTCCACTGCCCTCACCCTCCACTGCTCTCACCCTCCACTGCCCTCACCCTCCACTGCTCTCACCCTTCACTGCTCTCACCCTCCACTGCCCTCACCCTCCACTGCTCTCACCCTCCACTGCTCTCACCCTCCACTGCTCTCACCCTCCACTGCTCTCACCCTCCACTGctctcaccctccactactctcaCCCTCCACTGCTCCACCTGGGACACCTCTGTGGACCGGTGTATGTCTGA
- the LOC138355639 gene encoding protein rtoA-like → MNANTATTSPVMNSDRAGSDRTGSDRTGSDRTGSDRTGSDRAGSDRTGSDRAGSDRTGSDRAGSDRTGSDRAGSDRTGSDRAGSDRTGSDRAGSDRTGSDRAGSDRAGSDRAGSDRAGSDRTGSDRAGSDRAGSDRSGSEISSSDRAGIREGLIEGLRREGRTVAAGEVEVEASSHLHNVANKTLRQNNICMMTAAGRTPSRLYCFTQGLTGSQGNIPDP, encoded by the coding sequence ATGAATGCAAACACTGCCACTACCAGCCCTGTCATGAACAGTGACAGGGCAGGTAGTGACAGGACTGGTAGTGACAGGACTGGTAGTGACAGGACTGGTAGTGACAGGACTGGTAGTGACAGGGCTGGTAGTGACAGGACTGGTAGTGACAGGGCTGGTAGTGACAGGACTGGTAGTGACAGGGCTGGTAGTGACAGGACTGGTAGTGACAGGGCTGGTAGTGACAGGACTGGTAGTGACAGGGCTGGTAGTGACAGGACTGGTAGTGACAGGGCTGGTAGTGACAGGACTGGTAGTGACAGGGCTGGTAGTGACAGGGCTGGTAGTGACAGGGCTGGTAGTGACAGGGCTGGTAGTGACAGGACTGGTAGTGACAGGGCTGGTAGTGACAGGGCTGGTAGTGACAGATCAGGTAGTGAGATATCAAGTAGTGACAGAGCAGGAATAAGGGAGGGGTTGATAGAGGGGTTGAGAAGGGAGGGGAGGACAGTGGCCGCGGGAGAGGTGGAAGTTGAAGCCTCCTCCCACCTCCATAATGTAGCCAATAAGACACTGAGACAAAACAACATTTGCATGATGACGGCGGCTGGCAGAACTCCCTCACGCCTGTACTGCTTCACTCAAGGTCTGACTGGATCACAGGGAAATATACCGGATCCCTAA